A stretch of DNA from Rothia mucilaginosa:
CTGATGAACACAGCCTCAGCGTGCTTGCCGGAGAACTTCTGGCCGCGGCTGGATGCGCCAGCCTGGAAAATCACGGGGGTGCGCTGCGGGCTCGGCTCGGTCAGGGAGATGCCGGGCACGGAGAAGTACTTGCCCTTGTGGCCAATCGGGTGGACCTTGGAGGGGTCAGCGTAGATGCCGCGTTCGCGGTCCTTGATGACTGCACCGTCTTCCCAGGAGCCTTCCCACAGCTTGTAGCAGACGTCCAGGAACTCGTCAGCAATGTCGTAGCGCTCGTCGTGCGGAATCTGGGTGGGCAGGCCCTGGTTCTCAGCAGCCGAAGGCAGGTAAGAAGTCACAACGTTGAAGCCGACGCGGCCCTCGGTCAGGTGGTCGAGGGAGGCGTAGCGGCGAGCCAGGGTGTAGGGCTGCTCGAAAGTAGCGGCAGCAGTCACGCCGAAGCCGAGGTGCTCGGTCACTGCAGCCATTGCAGAAATCTGGGTTGCGGGGTCGTTCACGGGAACCTGAGCGGCACCCTCGATAGCGGGAGCGGCAGAGTTCTTGTACACGTCGTAGATGCCGACCACGTCAGCGATGAACACGGCGTCAAACAGGCCGCGCTCAAGGGTCTTAGCCAGGTCAGTCCAGTACTTGATGGTGTTGTACTCGGTTGCGCGGGAGCGCGGGTGACGCCAGAGGTCGAAGCTCTGGTGACCGATGCAGGTCATCTCGAATGCGTTAACTACGATGCGCTTCTTCTGCTCAGCCATCGATTTTCCTTTCGCGAATGATCGGGGACGATCGGGTTTGTACCCTGCACCCCGCGCGCCGCCTCCTGATGCCTTCTGCGTTCGGTGGTGGCCTTCGTGCAGGTGGCGCGTTCGCGCCGTACTTGCCTCATTCCATTGAGGCCAGATCATCATCTGGGGCACCCCGCTACGGGAGAGGGTTGCCGCCCGGCTAGCCAGAGCTTAGCGCCGGGACTCATGATCTCGTTGTTTGAGTGTACGGGGCGCGCGGGAGGGAGGTCACCTTTGTGACGAAAAAATCTTTTTGTGACGTGGACCCGAAATATTTCGTGACAAATGCGAAATAAAGAGTCATAGAAATTCACACGCGCCCGCTGGGTTGATTGAGGCGTGGCACAGCCCATAGGGTTGAAGGAGCAAACCATCCAGAGCGACTGAGAGACCTGGCTCCACGACGTCGCAGCAACCGGCGCGGATTCTTCCGCCTCCCGGTGCTAACGCCAGGAACGATGGAAGTGACATGACACTCAACAGTGCAGTAACTGACGTACCCACCAGTGAAAACACCGGCCGACACGCCGTATCCACCGCCGCAGTCCCCCTCAGCTTCGAAGACGTCGGACAATCTTTCCCCGTGCCCGGCGGAACCCACGAAGTTCTTCGCGGAGTCTCCTTCACCGCAGCCCCCGGCGAGATTATCTCCGTCATCGGCTCCTCCGGATGCGGCAAATCCACCCTCCTGCGTGCAGCAGCAGGCCTGAACCGCATCACCGCAGGTACCGTGCGTATCGGCGAGAAGGCAGTGACCGGCCTCGACCCCCGCGTCGCTATCGGCTTTCAGGAACCGCGCCTGCTCCCCTGGCGCACCGTCGCCGACAACGTGGCGCTCGGACTGCCGCAGGGCACCAAAAAATCTGAAGGCGCGGCATCCGTAGCGCGCCTGCTCGACCTGGTCGGCCTGGGCGAATACGCAACCCACCGTCCCAAGGAAATTTCAGGCGGTATGGCTCAGCGCGTGTCCCTGGCGCGAGCACTCGCACGCAACCCCGGCGTGCTGCTGCTCGACGAGCCCTTCGGTGCTCTGGACGCGCTGACCCGCATCAACATGCAGGATTTGCTGTTGGATGTGCACCGTCAAGACCCGACCACGATTCTGCTGGTTACCCACGATGTGGAAGAGGCGCTGTACCTCTCTGACCGGGTTATTGTCCTCGGTAAGGACACCCCGGAGGCGCCCGCCACCATCCAGCGCATTGTGACTGTTGACCGCTCTCACCCGCGTGACCGCGCCGATGCAGAGATCACGGCGCTGCGTAGCGAACTGTTGGCTGAGCTCGGCGTGGAAGATAACGCCTAAAAGCCGCTGATAAGTCCAAAGTCACAAACAAGGCTAGTGCTGCCGCATTTCATCTCATCAACACACATCATCATCTTCAGAAGCGAAAAGATTTCATCATGACTTACTCCCCGTCTCGCCGTACCGCCCTCAAGTCCCTTGCCGCAGCCGCCGCTTTTGCTACTCTGCTTAGCGCCTGCGCCGGTGAAGGTTCCGGTTCCGCTAACGCCTCCGGTGCTGCCGGTGGTGGCGACCAGAACACCGTGACCATTGACTACGCGACCTATAACCCGCTGTCCCTGATTATCCGCAAGAAGGGTTGGCTTGAGACCGCCCTGTCCGCCGAGGGCAAGAAGGTTGAGTGGGTGAAGTCTGCCGGTTCGAACAAGGCGAATGAGGCGCTGCGTAGCGGCAATATTGATGTCGGTTCGACCGCCGGTTCGGCGGCGCTGCTGGCACGCGCTAATGGCTCCCCCATCAAGGTCATTAGCCTGTACTCTCAGCCGGAGTGGTCGGCTCTGGTGACTCGCAAGGATTCGGGTATCACCAAGGTCGCGGACCTGAAGGGTAAGACCGTTGCCGTGACCAAGGGTACCGACCCCTACTTCCTGCTGCTGCAGGCACTCAAGCAGGAGGGTATTTCTGCTTCGGATCTGACCATTCAGAACCTGCAGCACGCCGACGGTCGCACCGCCCTGGATAACGGTCAGGTCAACGCGTGGAGCGGCTTGGACCCGATCATGGCTGCCGCCGAGGTGGAAAGCGGCGACGTGCTCTTCTACCGCAACCTGAACTTCAATACCTATGGCTTCCTGAACGCAACCGAGAAGTTCATTCAGTCCAACCCGACCGCCGCACAGACCATCGTGGACGTGTACGAGTATGCTCGCACCTGGGCTAAGAAGAACCCCGAAGAGGCAGTGAAGATTGTCGAGGAGGAGTCCGGCATTAAGCATGAGACCGCCCAGGTCGTCATGGAGCGCACCCACCTGGATATTGACCCGGTTCCGGGCGCTAAGCAGGTTGAGGTTCTGAAGGGTGTCGGTCCGATTCTGGTCGAGTCCGGCGACGTTCCCTCCCAGTCCGACGTGGACAAGGCACTGAACAGCATCGTGGACGACCAGTTCGCAAAGAAGGCTGACAGCGCAGCCGTCGAGAAGATCGCGAAGGTGGTTGAGAAGTAATGACCGCCGCAACGATTACCGCCGCCTCCAGCACTCGCGCTGAGCGTTCTGAGAAGCGTGTCTCTTCCGTGAAGCTGCCGTCGAACCCGTTCGCCGGTAAGCAGTACCTGGGTCTGATTCTTCCCCTGGCGTTGATTGCCCTCTGGTACATCCTGAGCACGAACGGCGTGTTCACCCAGGTTCAGTTGCCCTCCCCCGACCGTGTGGTCAATGCCGGTATTGAGCTGGCGCAGCGCGGCGAGTTGGGCCGCCACGTGGCGATTTCTACTCAGCGTGTGCTGATTGGTTTCGGTATTGGTGCCGTGCTCGGCCTGGTGCTGGGTGCGCTGATTGGCTTGTCTGCGCCGGTGCGTCTGATTGCCGCGCCGACCATTGGTGCGTTGCGTGCCGTACCGTCCCTGGCATGGGTTCCGCTGCTTCTGCTGTGGATTGGTATCGGCGAGAATTCTAAGGTGACCCTAGTTGCTATTGGTGCGTTCTTCCCCGTGTACACCACGGTTTCTGCGGCTCTGGCACACGTTGACCCGAAGCTTGTGGAGGCGGCACGCGCCTTCGGTCTGAAGGGTCTGCGCCTGTTCACCACGGTTCAGCTTCCCGCGGTTCTGCCCTCGGTGGTTTCGGGTCTGCGTCTGGCGCTGGCTCAGGCGTGGCTGTTCCTGGTCGCCGCTGAGCTGCTGGGTGCATCCATGGGTCTGGGTTACCTGCTGACCGACTCGCAGAACAACGGCCGCACCGACCGCCTGCTACTCGCCATCGTGGCGCTGGCGGTGCTCGGTAAGATTACCGACGCGCTGGTGGGCGTATTCGAGCGCTGGGTGAAGGCAAAGTACCCCAGCAACTAATAGAGAAAGCTCGGCGTTCACGCTGAGTTTTAGGAGAGATGTCCGCCGCGTGGTTGCTCCCGAAGGTGAGCCAATCATCGCTACGCGCCGGAAAAAGAAGTCGGCGGGGAAACCTGTCGCCTACTGAATGATGATGATGAATCCCGCCCCGCGCCCCACAGCAGTGAGCGCGGGGCGGGATCTTTAAATATGTCGTTATATTACGAACTGGTACTCACCATTCCGAATATGACGGTCCCCTTTGCGTCCACCCCCTCGAGCGCGCTTTACTAAGAAGGCAAACCATCCAGAGCGACCGAGAGACCTGGCTCAACGACGTCGCAGCAACCCCCTCGCCAACGCACACACAGACCCCACGGTCACACAGACAGCGGCACGGCAAGCAAGGGTGCTAATGCCAGCAACCGATGGGAGAATAATGGGACTGCCCACCCCCTACTCGTTCACCGACCCGCTGAATCCCACCCCGAACCCCGCCCACGAATCTGACGAGGCACGCATCGCGTTCTGGGAGAAGCAGGCGCAGCGCCTCACCTGGGCTGAGCCCTGGCACACCGCGCACCGCTTCGAGAAGCCGAAGTCCCTCGGCTTCGACGAGGACGGCATCGAACAGTTCAGCATCCCCGAAATTAAGTGGTTCGAGGGCGGTAAGCTCAACGTCGCCTACAACTGCGTAGACCGCCACGTGGAGGCGGGCCGCGGCGACAAGGTCGCCCTCTACTTTGAGGGTGAACCCGGCGACCGTGAAGCCATCACCTACGCCGAGCTACAGCGCCGCATCGCGAAGGCAGCGAACGGTCTGCTGTCCCTGGGCGTGCGCAAGGGTGACCGCGTGGTCATCTACCTGCCCGTCATCCCCGAAACCATTATTTTCACCCTCGCCTGCGCGCGTATTGGCGCGATTCACTCCCTCGTCTTCGGTGGCTTCTCCGCCGAGGCGCTGAAGTTCCGTGTGGAAGACACCGGCGCGAAGGTTCTCATCACCACCGACGGCCAGAACCGCCGCGGCAAGGTTGTTCCCGTGAAGGTGAACGCCGATGAGGCATGCTCCGGTGAGAACAACATTGAGCACGTGATCGTGGTGGATCGCACCAGCGCCTCCGACCCGGTTGCGCACGCGGCTGTGCCGTGGACTGAGGGCCGCGACGTCTGGTACCACGACCTGGTCGACGATCAGGCGGACACCCACGCCTACGAACTGCACGACGCCGAGGATCCGCTGTTCATTATTTACACCTCCGGCACGACCGGTAAGCCCAAGGGCCTGGTGCACACCATGGGCGGCTACCTGGTGCAGACCGCGTACACTCACGCGCTGCTGTACGATCTGCTGCCGGATTACGTGGACGAGAACGGCGTGCTGCGCCCCGACGAGCTGTCCGCGGTCAACGACCCGCAGAAGGTTGAGTCCACCGTTCACTGGTGCACCGCCGACCTCGCCTGGGTGACCGCGCACACCTACGAAATCTACGGTCCGCTGGTTAACGGTGTCTCCGAGGTGATTTACGAGGGCACCCCGAACACCCCGCACTACGGCCGCCACTTCGAGGTCATCGAACGCTACGGCGTGACCAACTACTACACCGCGCCTACCCTGATCCGTTCCCTCATGGGTGCGTTCCCGAACGGCCCGGAGCCCGGCAAGTACGACTTCTCGACCGTGCGTCTGCTCGGTTCGGTGGGTGAATCCATTAACCCGGAGGCGTGGCGTTGGCTGCGTCAGCACGTGGGCGGCGGCACCGCGGCGTTCATCGACACCTGGTGGCAGTCGGAGACCGGTTCGACCGTGTGCTCCCCGCGCCCGCACGACCCGGCGTTCGCGCCCGAGGGCACCTACCCGGAGGGCACCCCGCACTGCACTCCCCTGCCCGGTTGCGCTACCCGCGCCGTTCCTGGCGTGTCCACCCGCGTGGTGGATGAGCACGGCGACCCGGTCGAACCCGGTAAGCAGGGCTTTATTGTGGTCGATAAGATTGGCCCGTCCATGGCTCGTACCGTGTGGCAGAACCCGCAGCGATACCTGGATTCCTATTGGCGTCACTACGGCGAGCGCGGCTGGTTCCTCGCTGGTGACGGCGCGAAGGAAGACGAAGAGGGTAACGTGTACATCCTCGGCCGTATTGATGACGTAATCAACATTTCGGGTCACCGCCTGTCCACGATTGAGATTGAGTCGGCTCTGGTGACTCACCCGGCTGTGGTTGAGGCTGGTGTCTGCCCCGTGGAGGATGAGCTGACCGGTCACCAGGCGGTCGCCTACGTGACGCTCACCGACGAGGGTAAGGTCCTGGCTGAGGATGAGTTGAAGGCGGCGCTGACCGCGCACGTGCGTGAGCACATTGGCCCGATTGCTAAGCCGAAGGATGTTGTGGCAGTTGCCGATATCCCGAAGACTCGTTCAGGTAAGATTACTCGCCGTCTGCTCGGTGAGCTGTACCAGGGCCGTTCTTTGGGCGATGTTTCTTCGCTGCAGAATGAGGAGGCGCTGGGCCACATCGCGCAGGTGCTGGTGGATACCGGCCGCGTGGTCGAGGCTGTCTAGGCTCCACTGCTGGGCTGAACGCTGAGCTGAAAGCTGCATAGAGTAAAGGTGCGGATACCGAATGATGATTCGGTATCCGCACCTTTTGTTCTGCCATTTTATTGAGCTGGCAAGGGTATTTATCGGCGGTGTGCCGCCTAGTCAGCCTACTTAATCAGGCCCAGCGAACGAGCGTGTTCAGCGGTAATGCCGCTCGGTTCAATGTGCTCGGGGCCCTTGTTCTTCTCGGGGTGCTCGGTCGCCTGGAAGCGGATCATCTTCACATCGTTTGCCGCGCCCAGGTTCGTGATCATGCCGTCACCGTTGAGGTCCACGGACACCGGCTCGGTGTCGATCTTGCCGTTGCCGTTGAAGTCAATCGGCTGGTTGGCGGGCTTGCCCTTGTACAGGAAGCCAGCCGCGCGGGGACCGAAGCCGCGCGCCTCGTACAGCTTCGCCTCGTTGAGCATGCGGTACTCGGCGGTGGAGTAGCCGAAGTAGCGGCTACCGTCAGCCATGGGCACACCGGTGAGGGTGTACTGGTAGTTCATGACGCTGTAGTAGTTGGGCTTGTAGTTGATTTCGTCCCAGCCGCCGTGGCTCAGTGCGAGGTTGTGGCCGAGCTCGTGCACGAACACTGCCACGCGGATGTCGCTGCTTGCCGTGCCCCAGAAGTGCGGGCCAACGGTGACCATAAAGTTACGACCGCCAAAGTTAGCGATACCGGAGGAGTAGCTGTTGTCGTAGTAGTCGCCCCAGATCATGTAGTGGAAGGTACCTTCGCGGGCAGGGTTGAACTTACCTTCGGTCGCCTTGATGCGGTGGAGCGCCTTGAATTCGCTGTCGAGTGCCTGGTAGCTGATTTCGTTGCCGCCGCCGAGGTTGTACTTGGCGCTGCGGGCGTCACCGGCGTCCAGGTGGATGTTCACGCCGTGGGTGCCGTCGGGGTTGCGCAGGGGCAGGTCGGCGTAAATCTTGGTGATGCGGTCCAGTTCATCTTCGCTGGGCAGCAGGCCTGCCATGTAGTCCATCTCTACGAAGATGTCCTTGTGCTTGGGGTCT
This window harbors:
- a CDS encoding ABC transporter permease, whose translation is MTAATITAASSTRAERSEKRVSSVKLPSNPFAGKQYLGLILPLALIALWYILSTNGVFTQVQLPSPDRVVNAGIELAQRGELGRHVAISTQRVLIGFGIGAVLGLVLGALIGLSAPVRLIAAPTIGALRAVPSLAWVPLLLLWIGIGENSKVTLVAIGAFFPVYTTVSAALAHVDPKLVEAARAFGLKGLRLFTTVQLPAVLPSVVSGLRLALAQAWLFLVAAELLGASMGLGYLLTDSQNNGRTDRLLLAIVALAVLGKITDALVGVFERWVKAKYPSN
- a CDS encoding C4-dicarboxylate ABC transporter substrate-binding protein — translated: MAFLKSARVTLASLAVLCLGTIAAPAANAYSPDIDGDGIPNTWEMKGYDADGDGKIDVDFPAMGADPKHKDIFVEMDYMAGLLPSEDELDRITKIYADLPLRNPDGTHGVNIHLDAGDARSAKYNLGGGNEISYQALDSEFKALHRIKATEGKFNPAREGTFHYMIWGDYYDNSYSSGIANFGGRNFMVTVGPHFWGTASSDIRVAVFVHELGHNLALSHGGWDEINYKPNYYSVMNYQYTLTGVPMADGSRYFGYSTAEYRMLNEAKLYEARGFGPRAAGFLYKGKPANQPIDFNGNGKIDTEPVSVDLNGDGMITNLGAANDVKMIRFQATEHPEKNKGPEHIEPSGITAEHARSLGLIK
- a CDS encoding LLM class flavin-dependent oxidoreductase, with amino-acid sequence MAEQKKRIVVNAFEMTCIGHQSFDLWRHPRSRATEYNTIKYWTDLAKTLERGLFDAVFIADVVGIYDVYKNSAAPAIEGAAQVPVNDPATQISAMAAVTEHLGFGVTAAATFEQPYTLARRYASLDHLTEGRVGFNVVTSYLPSAAENQGLPTQIPHDERYDIADEFLDVCYKLWEGSWEDGAVIKDRERGIYADPSKVHPIGHKGKYFSVPGISLTEPSPQRTPVIFQAGASSRGQKFSGKHAEAVFISALRPDLTRVVTDRIRAAAEEQGRSRDDVKILAMLSVIVDETEEKAKAKYEEYKKYINLESAQAIIGGWSGVDLSQFDEDEILNYVQTESIQSFLTPFTLQAKDKKWTRKAIAEHTTIGGMGEVIVGDPIQVADELERWIDEGGLDGINLAYHVSPGSFEDFIEYVVPELQKRGRYRTEYEGNTLRENIFGKGHTKVADSHPAAKYRGAYVGKPSAADTPARAIAE
- a CDS encoding AMP-binding protein, encoding MGLPTPYSFTDPLNPTPNPAHESDEARIAFWEKQAQRLTWAEPWHTAHRFEKPKSLGFDEDGIEQFSIPEIKWFEGGKLNVAYNCVDRHVEAGRGDKVALYFEGEPGDREAITYAELQRRIAKAANGLLSLGVRKGDRVVIYLPVIPETIIFTLACARIGAIHSLVFGGFSAEALKFRVEDTGAKVLITTDGQNRRGKVVPVKVNADEACSGENNIEHVIVVDRTSASDPVAHAAVPWTEGRDVWYHDLVDDQADTHAYELHDAEDPLFIIYTSGTTGKPKGLVHTMGGYLVQTAYTHALLYDLLPDYVDENGVLRPDELSAVNDPQKVESTVHWCTADLAWVTAHTYEIYGPLVNGVSEVIYEGTPNTPHYGRHFEVIERYGVTNYYTAPTLIRSLMGAFPNGPEPGKYDFSTVRLLGSVGESINPEAWRWLRQHVGGGTAAFIDTWWQSETGSTVCSPRPHDPAFAPEGTYPEGTPHCTPLPGCATRAVPGVSTRVVDEHGDPVEPGKQGFIVVDKIGPSMARTVWQNPQRYLDSYWRHYGERGWFLAGDGAKEDEEGNVYILGRIDDVINISGHRLSTIEIESALVTHPAVVEAGVCPVEDELTGHQAVAYVTLTDEGKVLAEDELKAALTAHVREHIGPIAKPKDVVAVADIPKTRSGKITRRLLGELYQGRSLGDVSSLQNEEALGHIAQVLVDTGRVVEAV
- a CDS encoding ABC transporter ATP-binding protein; translation: MTLNSAVTDVPTSENTGRHAVSTAAVPLSFEDVGQSFPVPGGTHEVLRGVSFTAAPGEIISVIGSSGCGKSTLLRAAAGLNRITAGTVRIGEKAVTGLDPRVAIGFQEPRLLPWRTVADNVALGLPQGTKKSEGAASVARLLDLVGLGEYATHRPKEISGGMAQRVSLARALARNPGVLLLDEPFGALDALTRINMQDLLLDVHRQDPTTILLVTHDVEEALYLSDRVIVLGKDTPEAPATIQRIVTVDRSHPRDRADAEITALRSELLAELGVEDNA
- a CDS encoding aliphatic sulfonate ABC transporter substrate-binding protein, translated to MTYSPSRRTALKSLAAAAAFATLLSACAGEGSGSANASGAAGGGDQNTVTIDYATYNPLSLIIRKKGWLETALSAEGKKVEWVKSAGSNKANEALRSGNIDVGSTAGSAALLARANGSPIKVISLYSQPEWSALVTRKDSGITKVADLKGKTVAVTKGTDPYFLLLQALKQEGISASDLTIQNLQHADGRTALDNGQVNAWSGLDPIMAAAEVESGDVLFYRNLNFNTYGFLNATEKFIQSNPTAAQTIVDVYEYARTWAKKNPEEAVKIVEEESGIKHETAQVVMERTHLDIDPVPGAKQVEVLKGVGPILVESGDVPSQSDVDKALNSIVDDQFAKKADSAAVEKIAKVVEK